The following proteins come from a genomic window of Kitasatospora sp. NBC_01246:
- the sucD gene encoding succinate--CoA ligase subunit alpha — MAIFLTKDSKVIVQGMTGSEGMKHTRRMLASGTQIVGGVNPRKAGTTVDVDGTDVPVFGSVAEAIEKTGADVTVIFVPPKFTKDAVVEAIDAEIGLAVVITEGVPVHDSAAFWAYAGSKGNKTRIIGPNCPGLISPGQSNAGIIPADITQAGKIGLVSKSGTLTYQLMYELRDIGFSSAVGIGGDPVIGTTHIDALKAFQEDPETELIVMIGEIGGDAEERAAAYIAEHVTKPVVGYVAGFTAPEGKTMGHAGAIVSGSSGTAQAKKEALEAAGVKVGKTPSETARLARELING, encoded by the coding sequence ATGGCTATCTTCCTTACCAAGGACAGCAAGGTCATCGTCCAGGGCATGACCGGCTCCGAGGGCATGAAGCACACCCGCCGCATGCTCGCCTCGGGCACCCAGATCGTCGGTGGCGTGAACCCGCGCAAGGCCGGCACCACGGTCGACGTCGACGGCACCGATGTGCCCGTCTTCGGCTCCGTCGCCGAGGCCATCGAGAAGACCGGTGCCGACGTCACCGTCATCTTCGTGCCGCCGAAGTTCACCAAGGACGCCGTCGTCGAGGCCATCGACGCCGAGATCGGCCTCGCGGTCGTCATCACCGAGGGTGTCCCGGTCCACGACTCGGCCGCCTTCTGGGCGTACGCGGGCTCGAAGGGCAACAAGACCCGGATCATCGGCCCGAACTGCCCGGGCCTGATCAGCCCCGGGCAGTCCAACGCCGGCATCATCCCGGCGGACATCACCCAGGCCGGCAAGATCGGCCTGGTGTCGAAGTCCGGCACCCTGACCTACCAGCTCATGTACGAGCTGCGGGACATCGGCTTCTCCTCGGCCGTGGGCATCGGCGGTGACCCGGTCATCGGGACCACCCACATCGACGCTCTCAAGGCCTTCCAGGAGGACCCGGAGACCGAGCTCATCGTCATGATCGGTGAGATCGGTGGCGACGCCGAGGAGCGTGCCGCGGCCTACATCGCCGAGCACGTCACCAAGCCGGTCGTCGGCTACGTCGCGGGCTTCACCGCCCCCGAGGGCAAGACCATGGGCCACGCCGGCGCCATCGTCTCCGGCTCCTCGGGCACCGCGCAGGCGAAGAAGGAGGCCCTGGAGGCCGCCGGCGTCAAGGTCGGCAAGACGCCGTCCGAGACCGCCCGCCTGGCGCGTGAGCTGATCAACGGCTGA
- the sucC gene encoding ADP-forming succinate--CoA ligase subunit beta produces the protein MDLFEYQARDLFAKHGVPVLDGDVIETAADAAAIAERFGGRAVVKAQVKVGGRGKAGGVKLAADPADAVAKAEAILGMDIKGHTVHKVMLAQTADIKEEYYVSFLLDRTNRTFLAMASVEGGVEIEVVAEENPEALAKIPVDANEGCTPEKAAEIVAAAKFPAEIADQVADVLQKLWVVFIKEDALLVEVNPLIKSGDGKIIALDGKVSLDENAEFRQPEHEALEDKAAANPLEAAAKAKGLNYVKLDGQVGIIGNGAGLVMSTLDVVAYAGESHGGVKPANFLDIGGGASAEVMANGLEIILGDPDVKSVFVNVFGGITACDAVANGIVQALALLESKGENVSKPLVVRLDGNNAELGRKILDDANHPLVQRVDTMDGAADRAAELANK, from the coding sequence GTGGACCTGTTCGAGTACCAGGCGAGGGACCTCTTCGCCAAGCACGGGGTTCCCGTGCTTGACGGTGATGTCATCGAGACCGCCGCAGACGCTGCCGCCATCGCGGAGCGCTTCGGCGGCCGCGCCGTCGTCAAGGCTCAGGTGAAGGTGGGCGGCCGAGGCAAGGCCGGTGGCGTGAAGCTCGCCGCCGACCCGGCGGACGCCGTCGCCAAGGCCGAGGCGATCCTCGGGATGGACATCAAGGGCCACACCGTTCACAAGGTGATGCTGGCCCAGACGGCGGACATCAAGGAGGAGTACTACGTCTCCTTCCTGCTGGACCGCACCAACCGCACCTTCCTGGCCATGGCCAGCGTGGAGGGCGGTGTGGAGATCGAGGTCGTCGCGGAGGAGAACCCCGAGGCGCTCGCCAAGATCCCGGTCGACGCCAACGAGGGCTGCACCCCGGAGAAGGCCGCCGAGATCGTCGCCGCCGCGAAGTTCCCGGCGGAGATCGCGGACCAGGTCGCCGATGTCCTGCAGAAGCTCTGGGTCGTCTTCATCAAGGAGGACGCCCTCCTCGTCGAGGTCAACCCGTTGATCAAGTCCGGCGACGGCAAGATCATCGCGCTCGACGGCAAGGTCTCCCTGGACGAGAACGCCGAGTTCCGCCAGCCCGAGCACGAGGCGCTCGAGGACAAGGCCGCCGCCAACCCGCTGGAGGCGGCGGCGAAGGCCAAGGGCCTGAACTACGTCAAGCTCGACGGCCAGGTCGGCATCATCGGCAACGGCGCGGGTCTCGTCATGAGCACCCTCGACGTGGTCGCCTACGCGGGCGAGAGCCACGGCGGCGTCAAGCCCGCCAACTTCCTCGACATCGGTGGCGGCGCGTCCGCCGAGGTCATGGCGAACGGCCTGGAGATCATCCTGGGCGACCCCGACGTCAAGTCGGTCTTCGTCAACGTCTTCGGTGGCATCACCGCGTGCGACGCCGTCGCGAACGGCATCGTGCAGGCCCTGGCCCTGCTGGAGTCCAAGGGCGAGAACGTCTCCAAGCCGCTGGTCGTCCGCCTGGACGGCAACAACGCCGAGCTTGGTCGCAAGATCCTCGACGACGCCAACCACCCGCTGGTGCAGCGCGTCGACACCATGGACGGCGCCGCCGACCGTGCCGCCGAGCTGGCCAACAAGTAA